In Diceros bicornis minor isolate mBicDic1 chromosome 23, mDicBic1.mat.cur, whole genome shotgun sequence, a single genomic region encodes these proteins:
- the RNF146 gene encoding E3 ubiquitin-protein ligase RNF146 produces the protein MMAGCGEIDHSVNMLPTNRKANESCSNSAPSLTVPECAICLQTCVHPVSLPCKHVFCYLCVKGASWLGKRCALCRQEIPEDFLDKPTLLSPEELKAASRGNGEYAWYYEGRNGWWQYDERTSRELEDAFSKGKKSTEMLIAGFLYVADLENMVQYRRNEHGRRRKIKRDIIDIPKKGVAGLRLDCDANTVNLARESSADGADSVSAQNGASVQPLVSSSVRPLTSVDGQLTSPATPSPDASTSLEDTFAHLQLNGDSIAERSHRGEGEEDHESPSSGRVAAPDTSIEETESDTSSDSEDVSALVAQHSLTQQRLLVPNANQTVSDRSDGSGTDRSLAGGGTVSVRSRRPDGQCTVTEV, from the coding sequence gATGGCTGGCTGTGGTGAAATTGATCACTCAGTAAACATGCTTCCTACGAACAGGAAAGCGAATGAGTCCTGTTCTAATAGTGCACCTTCTCTGACTGTCCCTGAATGTGCCATTTGTCTGCAAACATGTGTTCACCCAGTCAGTCTGCCTTGTAAGCACGTTTTCTGCTATCTATGTGTAAAGGGAGCTTCATGGCTTGGAAAGCGATGTGCCCTCTGTCGACAAGAAATTCCCGAGGATTTCCTTGACAAGCCAACCTTATTGTCACCAGAAGAACTCAAGGCAGCAAGTAGAGGGAATGGTGAATATGCATGGTATTATGAAGGAAGAAATGGGTGGTGGCAGTATGATGAGCGCACTAGTAGAGAGCTGGAAGATGCTTTTTCCAAAGGTAAAAAGAGCACTGAAATGTTAATTGCCGGGTTTCTGTATGTTGCTGATCTTGAAAATATGGTTCAATATAGGAGAAATGAACATGGACGTCGCAGGAAGATTAAACGAGATATAATAGATATACCAAAGAAGGGAGTAGCCGGACTTAGGCTGGACTGTGATGCTAATACCGTAAACCTAGCAAGAGAGAGCTCTGCCGATGGAGCGGACAGTGTATCAGCACAGAACGGAGCTTCTGTTCAGCCTCTAGTGTCTTCTTCTGTAAGGCCCCTGACATCAGTAGATGGCCAGTTAACAAGCCCTGCAACACCATCCCCTGATGCAAGCACTTCTCTGGAAGACACTTTTGCTCATTTACAACTCAATGGAGACAGCATAGCTGAAAGGAGTCATAGGGGGGAAGGAGAAGAAGATCATGAATCACCGTCTTCAGGCAGGGTAGCAGCACCAGACACCTCCATTGAAGAAACCGAATCAGACACCAGTAGTGATAGTGAGGATGTATCTGCACTTGTTGCACAGCACTCCTTGACCCAACAGAGACTTTTGGTTCCTAATGCAAACCAGACAGTATCTGATCGATCAGATGGATCAGGAACTGATAGATCACTAGCAGGGGGTGGAACAGTGAGTGTCAGATCTAGAAGGCCTGATGGACAGTGCACAGTAACCgaagtttaa